One segment of Bradyrhizobium sp. WD16 DNA contains the following:
- a CDS encoding tetratricopeptide repeat protein, with protein sequence MSVVVATLFSAPVIAQDDSLSGPAWDFADQAYKAYASKEYQRAVTAAREAVALRPDLLRLRILLINSLAAAGDSTGAIAAADEAIAAGLVNDELRSIRDRLNAQIVPGTAATAPADAAYQAADAGYKEFAKRDFAAAIVSARRAVALDPGKAAYWLLLMNALAAANRVAEAEIVANKALDRAPDDVNLRLQRGYLRQRLGRFGPAMDDLSWALKQSGLTASQKRSARLALADAALAAKNPKRALDALSPLAGERSYDVAARRGFALQALDRQAEALDAFRSALFKTRIPSERVAMVRGEISALVALGRKDEAKERFVAARSSNDLSGLKNLDMAYLASQVGDDEVAADYFSRADRDGQLNGQALLDAAYVAKRRFDNKTAESLFKRAIDAQSNGELALTPQRLLEVRRDVTNVERTWGAYASLLYSPIGFPASGLPGPAPGGKTLQAGAEIYWRPPDIGYRNGATFELFARAFETLYSKPVGAVGEDTIQGSAGARWKPFSEQNLVFEVSRLVPIGKVSRWDWLLRAAYSKAEGGDLRLDTTHWMYWQVYGELDRFTAVQQTLANAELRAGHSFRLPGFDDKIVFTPFAVVGAAYDSLLPRPDAFGAGAGANLRFWFRQDQYSGPASYLDLTAQYRFKLAGDDRAAGWFAGVSVSY encoded by the coding sequence ATGTCTGTCGTCGTCGCGACGCTTTTCTCGGCTCCGGTCATCGCGCAGGATGACAGCCTCTCCGGCCCTGCATGGGATTTTGCCGATCAGGCTTACAAGGCCTATGCCTCAAAAGAATATCAGCGGGCCGTCACTGCGGCGCGCGAGGCAGTGGCTCTGCGTCCTGATCTCCTCCGATTGCGCATACTTCTGATCAATTCGCTGGCTGCGGCCGGCGACTCGACGGGCGCTATCGCTGCGGCAGATGAAGCGATTGCTGCGGGCCTCGTCAATGATGAGCTCAGAAGCATTCGCGATCGGTTGAATGCTCAGATCGTTCCAGGAACTGCGGCGACGGCACCCGCTGATGCGGCCTATCAGGCCGCCGATGCCGGCTACAAGGAATTTGCCAAACGGGACTTTGCGGCCGCTATCGTTAGCGCTCGCCGAGCGGTCGCTCTCGACCCTGGTAAGGCGGCCTATTGGCTCTTGCTCATGAACGCTCTCGCTGCGGCAAATCGCGTCGCGGAGGCGGAAATCGTCGCGAACAAGGCGCTCGACCGCGCGCCGGATGACGTGAACCTGCGCCTTCAGCGCGGCTATCTCCGTCAACGCCTGGGCCGTTTCGGGCCAGCAATGGACGACCTGTCCTGGGCTTTGAAACAAAGCGGTTTGACGGCAAGCCAGAAGAGAAGCGCCAGATTAGCCTTGGCAGATGCGGCTCTTGCGGCAAAGAACCCGAAGCGCGCGCTGGACGCATTATCCCCCCTTGCAGGGGAGCGCAGCTATGATGTGGCGGCGCGTCGGGGCTTCGCGCTGCAGGCTCTCGACCGGCAGGCCGAGGCGCTGGACGCGTTCAGATCGGCGCTATTCAAGACGAGAATACCGTCAGAACGCGTCGCAATGGTTCGCGGTGAGATCTCGGCCCTTGTCGCCTTGGGACGGAAGGACGAAGCAAAAGAACGATTTGTCGCGGCTCGATCGTCGAACGACCTGAGCGGCCTAAAGAATCTCGACATGGCCTATCTCGCAAGCCAGGTCGGGGACGACGAAGTCGCTGCCGACTATTTCAGCCGGGCGGATCGGGATGGGCAGTTGAATGGCCAGGCGCTGCTAGACGCCGCGTATGTCGCAAAGCGTCGATTCGATAATAAAACAGCCGAAAGTCTCTTTAAGAGGGCCATCGACGCTCAGTCGAACGGCGAACTTGCTCTGACACCGCAGAGATTGCTGGAGGTGCGCCGCGACGTCACAAATGTCGAACGCACGTGGGGCGCTTATGCATCCCTGCTCTACAGTCCGATCGGTTTTCCGGCGTCGGGTTTGCCGGGGCCGGCACCCGGCGGCAAGACGCTGCAAGCAGGTGCTGAAATCTATTGGCGCCCGCCGGACATCGGGTATCGCAACGGCGCGACATTCGAACTGTTCGCGCGCGCCTTCGAAACGCTATATAGTAAGCCTGTCGGTGCCGTCGGCGAAGATACCATCCAGGGTAGCGCGGGTGCGCGCTGGAAGCCGTTCTCCGAGCAAAACCTTGTTTTTGAAGTGAGCCGCCTGGTTCCGATCGGCAAAGTCTCACGGTGGGATTGGCTGTTGCGCGCGGCCTATTCCAAGGCCGAAGGCGGTGATTTGCGCCTCGATACGACCCATTGGATGTATTGGCAGGTCTACGGAGAACTCGACCGCTTCACCGCAGTTCAGCAGACGCTGGCTAATGCGGAACTACGGGCCGGTCATTCGTTTCGCCTCCCCGGTTTTGACGACAAGATCGTTTTCACCCCCTTTGCGGTGGTCGGAGCAGCCTACGATTCGCTGCTACCAAGACCCGACGCTTTCGGAGCGGGCGCCGGCGCCAATCTAAGATTCTGGTTTCGTCAGGATCAATATTCAGGACCCGCATCCTATCTGGATCTGACGGCACAATATCGCTTCAAGCTGGCTGGCGACGACCGTGCCGCGGGATGGTTCGCCGGAGTGTCGGTTTCCTACTGA
- a CDS encoding DUF3298 domain-containing protein: MIAKRTMAALFAIAVVTTPAGAEPTAKPDITLKTKAAEISVSVDAAIKADPALAANCLAEGKRWADKHRGEAEEAHRDDPKIFPKDGYGYERNYVTASVVGDRYVSLLRKDYEYSGGAHPNSYTDTILWDRSVKKRISIRPFFAETADNGPTMNAMVKAIVAALKEEKKKRDIEDSPEMDWYKGIEPSLLKLGPVSLAPSTEAGKSSGLTFNYSPYAVGSYAEGAYRAFVPWQTLKPYLSAEGAAIFRGERPASDKDAD, translated from the coding sequence ATGATTGCCAAGAGAACCATGGCGGCGCTGTTCGCCATTGCCGTTGTGACGACGCCGGCAGGCGCCGAGCCGACGGCAAAACCGGATATCACTCTCAAGACCAAAGCGGCCGAGATCAGCGTCAGCGTGGATGCGGCCATCAAGGCGGATCCCGCTCTCGCCGCCAACTGTCTGGCCGAGGGCAAGCGCTGGGCAGACAAACACCGCGGCGAGGCCGAAGAAGCGCACCGTGATGATCCGAAAATCTTCCCAAAGGACGGCTACGGCTACGAGCGCAACTACGTCACCGCCTCCGTGGTTGGGGACCGCTATGTCAGCCTGCTGCGCAAGGATTACGAATACTCTGGCGGCGCCCACCCCAACAGCTATACCGACACCATCCTGTGGGACCGCAGCGTGAAGAAGCGGATCAGCATCCGCCCCTTCTTCGCCGAGACCGCCGACAATGGTCCGACCATGAACGCCATGGTCAAAGCGATCGTCGCGGCGCTCAAGGAAGAGAAGAAGAAGCGCGATATCGAGGACAGCCCCGAGATGGACTGGTACAAGGGGATCGAGCCGAGTCTGCTCAAGCTTGGCCCGGTCAGTCTTGCGCCTTCGACCGAAGCCGGCAAAAGCTCGGGCCTGACCTTCAACTATTCGCCCTATGCGGTCGGCTCCTATGCCGAAGGCGCATATCGCGCCTTCGTGCCTTGGCAGACGCTCAAGCCCTATCTGTCGGCGGAAGGCGCAGCCATTTTCCGCGGCGAACGGCCGGCCAGCGACAAGGACGCGGACTGA
- the scpA gene encoding methylmalonyl-CoA mutase, translating to MRIPDFQSIAFAPPTLAAEAAAVAWQTPEGIPVKPVYGPADLAGIDFLDTWPGIPPYLRGPYPTMYVNQPWTVRQYAGFSTAEDSNAFYRRNLAAGQKGLSVAFDLATHRGYDSDHPRVSGDVGMAGVAIDSIYDMRTLFAGIPLDQMSVSMTMNGAVLPILALFVVAAEEQGVPPEKLSGTIQNDILKEFMVRNTYIYPPAHSMRIISDIFAFTSQKMPKFNSISISGYHMQEAGATQDLELAYTLADGAEYVRAGVNAGLDIDRFAPRLSFFWAIGMNFFMEVAKMRAARLLWAKLIKPFNPKDARSLSLRTHCQTSGWSLTAQDVFNNVMRTTVEAMAATQGHTQSLHTNALDEALALPTDFSARIARNTQLFLQQESGTTRIVDPWGGSFYVERLTRDLAAKAWSHIQEVEALGGMAKAIEAGIPKLRIEEASAKTQARIDAGRQSVIGVNKYRPDNEASIDVLKVDNSTVRRLQIDKLTRLRKERDGAKVAETLAALTRCAAEGKGNLLACAIDAARAKATVGEISDAMEKVFGRHRAEIKSITGVYKRESAAMSNKVEKLQRLIEAFEDAEGRRPRILVAKIGQDGHDRGQKVIASAFADVGFDVDIGPLFATAEEAARQAVENDVHMLGVSSLAAAHLTAVPELKAALKKLGRDDIMIVVGGVIPPQDYDALYKAGAEAIFPPGTVIADAAEELILKLNVRLGHTPAAAE from the coding sequence ATGCGGATACCGGATTTCCAGTCCATTGCCTTCGCGCCGCCGACCCTGGCGGCCGAGGCCGCCGCCGTCGCATGGCAGACCCCGGAAGGCATTCCGGTGAAGCCGGTTTATGGTCCGGCCGATCTTGCCGGCATCGACTTCCTCGACACATGGCCGGGCATTCCGCCCTATCTGCGCGGCCCCTATCCGACCATGTACGTCAATCAGCCGTGGACCGTGCGCCAATATGCCGGCTTCTCCACGGCGGAGGATTCGAACGCTTTCTACCGCCGCAACCTCGCCGCCGGCCAGAAGGGCCTGTCGGTCGCCTTCGACCTCGCCACCCACCGCGGCTACGATTCCGATCATCCGCGCGTCTCCGGCGACGTCGGCATGGCCGGCGTGGCGATCGACTCGATCTACGACATGCGCACGCTGTTCGCAGGGATTCCGCTCGACCAGATGAGCGTGTCCATGACCATGAACGGCGCGGTGCTGCCGATCCTGGCGCTGTTCGTGGTGGCCGCCGAGGAACAGGGCGTACCGCCGGAGAAGCTGTCGGGCACCATCCAGAACGACATTCTCAAAGAATTCATGGTGCGCAACACCTACATCTATCCGCCTGCACACTCGATGCGGATCATCTCGGACATTTTCGCCTTCACCTCGCAGAAGATGCCGAAATTCAACTCGATCTCGATCTCCGGCTATCACATGCAGGAGGCTGGCGCGACGCAGGATCTCGAGCTCGCCTATACGCTCGCCGACGGCGCCGAATATGTCCGCGCCGGCGTCAACGCCGGCCTCGACATCGACCGTTTCGCGCCGCGTCTGTCCTTCTTCTGGGCGATCGGCATGAATTTTTTCATGGAAGTTGCCAAGATGCGGGCCGCCCGCCTGCTCTGGGCCAAGCTCATCAAGCCCTTCAACCCGAAGGACGCGCGCTCGCTGTCGCTGCGCACCCATTGCCAGACCTCGGGATGGTCGCTGACGGCGCAGGACGTCTTCAACAACGTCATGCGAACCACCGTCGAGGCCATGGCGGCGACCCAGGGCCACACCCAGTCCCTGCACACCAACGCGCTCGATGAGGCACTGGCCCTGCCGACCGACTTCTCCGCTCGAATCGCCCGCAACACCCAACTGTTCCTGCAGCAGGAAAGCGGCACGACCCGGATTGTAGATCCGTGGGGCGGCTCCTTCTATGTCGAACGACTGACGCGGGATCTTGCCGCCAAGGCCTGGTCACACATCCAGGAAGTCGAGGCGCTCGGCGGCATGGCAAAGGCGATCGAAGCCGGAATTCCCAAGCTGCGCATCGAGGAGGCCTCGGCAAAGACCCAGGCGCGGATCGATGCCGGCCGCCAGTCGGTGATCGGCGTCAACAAATATCGCCCCGACAATGAAGCCAGCATCGATGTGCTCAAGGTCGATAATTCGACGGTGCGCCGCCTGCAGATCGACAAGCTGACACGGCTGCGAAAGGAGCGTGACGGCGCCAAGGTCGCCGAGACGCTTGCCGCGTTGACCCGCTGCGCCGCCGAGGGCAAGGGCAACCTGCTCGCCTGCGCCATCGATGCCGCCCGCGCCAAGGCCACCGTCGGCGAAATCTCCGATGCCATGGAAAAGGTCTTCGGGCGCCATCGCGCCGAGATCAAGTCGATCACCGGGGTGTACAAACGCGAGTCTGCCGCCATGTCGAACAAGGTCGAAAAGCTGCAGCGACTGATCGAGGCATTCGAGGATGCCGAAGGACGCCGCCCGCGCATCCTGGTCGCCAAGATCGGACAGGACGGCCATGACCGCGGCCAGAAAGTGATCGCCTCCGCCTTCGCCGATGTCGGCTTCGACGTCGATATCGGGCCGCTGTTCGCGACCGCAGAGGAAGCCGCGCGCCAGGCGGTGGAGAACGATGTTCACATGCTCGGGGTCTCCTCGCTCGCCGCGGCCCACCTCACCGCAGTGCCGGAGCTCAAGGCCGCACTCAAGAAGCTCGGTCGCGACGACATCATGATCGTGGTCGGCGGCGTCATCCCGCCGCAGGATTACGATGCGCTCTATAAAGCAGGCGCCGAGGCAATCTTCCCGCCCGGCACGGTGATCGCCGACGCCGCCGAGGAGCTGATCCTCAAGCTCAACGTCCGGCTCGGGCACACGCCCGCAGCGGCCGAATAA